A stretch of DNA from Clostridium sp. JN-9:
CTCAGAGCAGCACTTAATAAGGAAACAAAGGAATCAACTGTAATTATTGTTGCACAAAGAGTAGGTACAGTTATGAATGCGGATAGAATTATAGTATTAGATGAAGGTTCCATTGTAGGAATGGGAACTCATAAAGAATTATTAGATAAATGTGATGTATACCGTGAAATTGTATCCTCACAGCTTTCAGAGGAGGAATTAGCATGAAGGAAAACAGAAGGCATGAAAGACATACAGGAGGGCATAGAGGCGGCCCAATGGGTATGGGAGCACCAGTAGAAAAAGCAAAGGACTTTAAAGGCAGCTTTAAAAGACTTCTTACCTATTTAAGACCTCATAAAATGAATTTAATAATTGTTTTCATACTGGCTATTGCAAGTACCACATTTGCCATAGTGGGCCCAAAGGTAGCAGGTAAAGCAATGAATAAACTTCAGGATGCTTATATGGCACGTAAGATGGTGTCGGAAATGTCAAAGGGCCAGAATGAAGCTGTAAGTCAGCTTAATAATAAAATGGGAGACGTTCAAAGTGAGGCTGTTGGTAAAATAAATGACAGTATGGCTGATGCACAGAAAAAATCCATAGACCAGATTAGCACAAGTATGGGTGATGCTCAGGTTAAAGCCTCAGATGAGATATTAAAGGCAATGGCTGTGCAGGTTTATCAGGGAGTGGCATCAGGACAAAAGACAGCTGTAGATAAAATAACTGCACAAATGGCTGGAACACAAAAGACCATGCTGTCAGAGGTGCAGCAGCAGATGCAGCAAATGCAGCAGGCAGCTCAAAGCGGGGCTCCAGTGACAAAGCAGGATCCTAAAACTTTAGAAACTATTCAAAGCTTTATGAATCTTCCAATGATAGATGCAACTAATGACAGAGCCACAAGAGTTAGAACTACTCTGCAATTTATTGATATACTTCAGGAAATGCCATCAAATGATAAGATAGATAAAAATTCACTTGCTTCATTAAAAGATTTATTAAATCTTCCAATGCTGGACACTGTTAAAAACGGAAATGAAAGAGTAAGTGTAATTAAAAAGTTCATGGATTTATCAAAGAAAATGCCTGGAGGCAGCAGTCAGGCACAAAGCTCCATGCAGCTTGATGCAGCAACAATGAATAAGGTATACAATAAAATCGCACAAATGAATGATTTTACTGTTAAATCATCAGGCTCAAATGCCAAAGTGGATAAAAATGCAACAGATGCTGTTCAAAAATTATTGAAGCTTCCCATGCTTAATGACATTAAAGATCCAGTGCAAAAAAGAAATACTTTAGTTCAGCTTGTTGATATATTTAAGAGTATGCCTGATATGTCATCCTCAGGATCCGGAAGTCAAATGAATGCTTCAGACCTGCAGACTATTAATGATTTACTGGGGCTGCCTGATATAAGCACTATTAAAGATTCAAAGGAAAAAACCGCAGCTGTAAGTAAATTAATTGATTTATTCAGCAAAATGCCAAAGACAAACAGCAAAACCACTCAGTCTGGTAATACAATGGATGCAGAGCAGCTTAAAACTGTTAAGGAATTAATTAATCTGCCTATGTTAAGTACGATTACTGATCAAAGTGAAAAAACAAAGGTTTTAAATCAAATGCTTGATTTATTCAGTAAAATGCCTGATATGGGTACAACCACAAGTAGTAGTGACTCAAAAAATAAAATGGATACAAAAAGCATAAAAGCTGTACAGCAGTTTATTGCACTTCCAAAATTAGATACACTTACTAATGCTAATGAAAAAGCAGATGTAGCTGAAAAAATTATGGATTTAGGAAAACAGATGAGCAGCAGCATGAAAAATGCTCCATCAAATCCTAAAAGCGATGTGAAATTTACTGATGATCAGATAAATGCAGCAATTACAGCAATTAGGGAAACCAATGGACAATATGATTTCTACTACATTGGAACCATTATATTAATTTTAATGGGCATGTATTTAATAAGTTCGCTTTTCAGCTTAATTATGGGCCTAGTGATGTCCGGGGTTTCACAGAACACAGTGAGAGACCTTAGAAGAGAAGTAGATGAAAAGATTGGAAGACTGCCGCTGAAATATTTTGACAGTCATTCTCACGGGGATATTTTAAGCCGTGTCACTAATGATGTGGATACTATTGCAACTACATTGCAGCAAAGTTTAACACAGATAATTACATCTGTTATTACAATAATAGGCTACATTATTATGATGCTTACTATAAGCCCTGTTCTCACACTTATAGTAATAGCAACACTGCCTCTTTATGTTTTTGCTACAGTATTTATAGCAAAGAAGTCGCAAAAATATTTTACTAATCAGCAGAAGGAAATTGGTTTGCTAAGTGGACATGTTGAGGAAATGTATACTGGTCACAAAATAGTAAAAGCCTTTGGACATGAAAAGGAATCAATAGAAGAGTTTGAAGCTATAAATAGCAGACTTAATAATGCAGGCTGGAGAGCTCAATTTGTTTCCGGCATAATGTTCCCACTTATGAACTTTATAAGTAACCTTGGTTATGTTGGAATAAGTGTAGTGGGCGGATTTTGGATAACAAAGGGCCTGCTTGGATTAGGTGATATAATCGCATTTATACAATATTCAAGATCATTTACTATGCCTATTGTTCAGACTGCAAATATAGCAAATATTATTCAGTCAACTATTGCATGTGCTGAGCGTGTATTCCAGATATTAGATGAGGAAGAGGAACTTCCTGACAGCAGTGATACAGTAGTAATAGAAAACCCAAAGGGAGAAGTTACATTCCAGCATGTTGATTTTAAATATGTTGAAGATGTACCTCTTATAGAAGACATGAACCTTGAGGTAAAACAAGGACATACAATTGCCATTGTTGGACCTACAGGCGCTGGTAAAACAACCCTTGTTAATTTGTTAATGAGATTTTATGAAATTAATTCAGGTGAAATAAAAGTTGACGGTGTTAATATAAATCGTATCAAACGAAGCGAGCTTCGTAAAATGTTTGGTATGGTGCTTCAGGATACATGGCTTTATAATGGCACAATTAAGGGCAATATAGCTTACGGTAAAGATGGAGCTTCAATGGATGACATTGTCCGTGCAGCAAAGGCAGCACATGCAGATCACTTTATAAGAACACTGCCTCAGGGCTACGATACTGTTCTTAATGAAGAAGGAACTAATATTTCACAGGGACAAAAACAGCTGTTAACTATAGCCCGTGCAATACTTGCAAATCCTACAATTTTAATTTTAGATGAAGCAACCAGCAGTGTTGATACTAGAACAGAGGTATTAATTCAAAAGGCTATGGCTAATTTAATGAGAGGCAGAACAAGCTTTGTAATTGCACACAGATTGTCCACTATACGTGATGCTGAGCTTATTTTAGTTATGAATAAAGGAAAAATTATTGAAATGGGTAATCATAAGGAACTGCTAAGTAAGAACGGCTTCTATGCAGATCTTTATAACAGCCAGTTCACAGGTGCAAGCCTGGAGAATGATGCAATCTAATATTATGTATATAAAAGGGGCTGTCGCATTAGCAGTTAAAACTGCTGATGCAAGGCTCATTTTTTATTGAAGGCTGAAACTAAAGATTAAAGAATAAAGAACAAATAATGTAGATTTTCTGCTTTGGCAGAAAATCTTAAAACTCAATTGATTGAGTGAGTCATACGTTTTAAGAACCAAGTTTGTTCCTTAACCTTTCCTGCTTTAGGTATATGGCTCTTTTATTCAATAGTGTTGATAAAGTAACAAATTCCCGTAGGGACAGGTCAATTAAAACTAATTTCAGCATTTCTCATATTTATATATGTATTCTCAATATTAATTTTACTTATTGCTTCTATAAATTTATTTATTGTAGATGAAATATTATTAAAATTAGAACTCTTTAAGAATTTGAATAAGCTTAAATAATTATTTAAATACTTTGTTGCTACTCCTCTAAAACGGTACATCCATTCCATGCAGTCACGTCTATATTTTACTGCTTCAGAGCTATTATCAAGATATTTATTGATCTCCCTTATTTTCTTTCTTTTAAAGAACAAGGCAAAAAAGCTTTTCGGCCTTGAGACTGCCTGCTTATTTTTATTTAATATTTTTCCAATATAATTTTCCATATCCATTGCATTTATACGTCCTGTGCCAACTGCCCTGGAATAAATATTTTTATGTGAATCCAATGCTGTAATAACGCAGACTTTATTATTGCTGATATTAATGTAACTTACGCTTTGATCATGAACTCTCCTTTCATTATGTTCAATGCTTTTCTGTCCCTTCCGGGAAAATTTTAAGAAAAAATTTTCAAGTTCAAACTTTCCCTGCATTTTATTTTGTTTAACCATTTTTAAAGCAGAAAGCAGCTTGTGCCTCCAGTAAAATAGTGTTACATAAGAAACGCCAATTTCTTTGGCTGCCGCCTTAAGTGACAAGCCCTTCAGGGTACATCTAATGAATGATTCCCATTTATCAGGAAAGTGAGTCCTTGCAATTGGTGTGTTTGTAAAATCATTAAAGGTTTTTTTGCAGCTTTTGCATATATCTCTTTGTTTACCATTGTATTTTCCGTATAGCACTGTATGGGTGCAGCCACAGTATGGGCATTTCCTTTCAGAATCATGTCTTAATGAAGCAAAATAAGATAATATATTTATATCAGTACATTTTTTATTCTCCATAGTAATCCAATCCCTTCAGTAATATGTAGGTATTTTAATTATTACCATTAGAGGATTGTCCTATTCATATCAACATCATTATTTAAAAGGGCCATATATGTTTAGCTAACAGTATCGGAGAAGGATAAGGCTAAAAATTAAAAAATGCTGATTTTCGGCTTTGACCAAAAACCTAAAATTTAAGTGGCTATTGCCTTAAGAATAAATACTACAATATATTTTATGTAAATTCATTGTGCGACAGCCCCTTTTTACTGATTATAAATATGCTATAATTATATAGTCCGGGTAAAAATACAATTTATTACGAGGAAGTGACTCAATGAAAGATTCAAGAAAGAGAAATATATTAATAGCACTGGCTGTAGCAATGTTTCTAGGAGCAGTTGAAGGTACCGTTGTTACAACAGCAATTCCAACCATTGTAAAAAGTCTTCAGGGATTTGAAATGATAAGCCTTGTTTTTTCAGCATATTTACTAACTTCAGCAATTTCTACTCCCATATATGGCAAATTGTCTGACTTATATGGAAGAAAAAATATGCTTTCAATAGGAATAATTATATTTTTAATTGGCAGTTTTTTATGTGGATTATCACAAAATATGTATATGCTCATAACATTTCGTGGAATTCAAGGATTGGGAGCAGGTTCAATATTTACAGTAACATATACAATTGTTGGTGATGTATTTACACTTGAAGAAAGACCCAAGGTTCAGGGAATCATAGGCACAGTCTGGGGAGTAGCAAGCCTTATAGGACCATTTTTTGGAGGAGTTTTAATAGATGTACTGTCATGGCACTGGATATTTTTTATAAACATTCCCTTTGGAATATTATCAATAATATTAATTCAAAAAAACTTAAATGAAGTTTTTGAGAAGAAAAAGCATAAAATTGATTTTGCAGGTATTATTACTTTATCCATGGCTATGATTATATTTATGAACATATTTGTATCAAGCACTAATAAAGAAAATAATAATATTTTTTACATAATATCAGTTTTGATTACTTTTATATTGTTAATAGCATTTTATAAAATAGAATTAAATGCTGAAGAGCCTATTATTCCTTTTGATATCTTTACCAAAACAAGTACAATTGTAAACATAATAAGTTTTTTAACTTCGGCTATGCTTATATGTTCAGATGTGTATTTTCCAATATATATTCAAAATGTTCTTGGCTTTAGCCCTAAGATTTCGGGATTAACCCTGGTTCCAATGTCAATTTCATGGCTTATAGCCTCAGTAGTTTTAGGAAAATGTATAGTAAAGTACGGAGGAAAAACAGTTATGTTAATTTCCAGCGCTATTTTAATTATGAGCACAATATTGCTGCCTACACTGGGAGTAGGATCTCCATTATTATTGGTAATAATATATGTTACTATAATGGGATTTGGATTTGGAGGAGCTTTAACCACATTAACCATAATGGTTCAGGAATCTGTAGGATATAATAAAAGAGGTGCAGCAACTGCTACTAATTCATTACTTAGAACTTTAGGACAAACAATTGGAGTAAGTATATTTGGAAGTATATTTAATTTATATATTGTGAAATACTTTGCCGCACTAGGTATTAAAGGAGTGGAGCCAAGTAATTTATATAAGGCTTCTGCATATAGTGCTGCAGTAACAAATGAACAAATAAAGCTTTCCATAGTAAGTTCTTTGCACATTTTATTTATAATATTAATAATTATATCCTGCCTATGCTTGATTTTATCAATAAAAATGCCTAATGCAGCAGGGGAAGTCAATACTGAGTCCATATAAAAGATTTTCATATAACACAGATTCAAAAAGCGCTGCAAGCAGCTTAATAAACTGCTTACAGCTGCAATTTTTATTTATAACTTTAGAAATCTAATTAAATTAGTCTGGGACAGAGCTATCCTGTTTCTTGCTCCAGGACTGTAAGCCAAATGCCATGCACTGTATTGCTCTGCATAGGGTATATCTGCAGACATGCAGTCAACGGGTACGATTACCTTATAACCACGGATAGCAGCGCTGATAGATGTATGCAGCACTACACCATTGGCAGCATAGCCCGTTATAATAACAGTTTTAATACCCTTTTCCCTTAATACTGAATTTAAATTTGTATTGTAGAACTTATCTACGCCGGACTCCACAATGAGCTCATTTGGTAAAGGCGCCAGCTGCTTTTCAATATCTGAAGGATTTCCTGATGGTATAATACTATATATAACAAGCATTCCTATTTCTCTGGCTTTATCTAACAAACTTTTGATATTTGGGATAGTGGAAGTACATCTGGGACTTTTACATATGGTTGTCTCCATATCTAATATTAAAAGAGCACAGTTTTTTGAAGTAACAGCTGCAGATTTAATCTCAGGTGGGGGAGGCACTGGGACTGTATTCCATGTGCTGATAATTGTACTGCCTTCAGGATCAACTCTTATGTTTCCTATGTTTCCGTAGATAAATCTATTGCTATTAAAATTATCTCTCTTGTGGTATTGATACCATTTATCATGAAAAGGACAAAAATATTTCACAGTAATCCTCCTATATAATTTCATTTAGTAAATCACTATTTAAGTGAGCAAAAATACTGATGCTTCTACAGTTTTTTGAGAAACTTAAATAGATGATTTACTTTGAAATCTATTTAATATGAGTCTATATCCATATATTATGTTGTATACTGGAGAAAGTGACATGAAACTTAACTAAGAACTAAGAACTAAGAACTAAGAACTAAGAACTAAGAGGTAAGAGATTTTTTGAGGTAAGAAGTAAGAAGTAAGAGGTAAGAGGTAAGAGATTTTTTGAAGGAGATAAACTATGAAGGGTTTAATTAATAACTTAGATGTATTGGGGTGTCAGTGCACATTGTATCTGCCGCCAAGTTATCAGATTCAGTGTGGAAATTATTCTGTGGTATACATGAATGGAGAAAATGATATATCTGAAATAATGAAAATCATTGAACCTGACTTTAATGTGGAATGTGAGGAATTTTTAGTTGTGGATGTTCATTCAGAAAACTGGGGCAGTGACTATACACTTTTAAAGAACAGCTTCAATCTGAAAATGTTATACTACAGTGGAATAATGGAGGACATTTTGCAGAAATACCTGAAAGGTTTCGAAAGGCCATTACATGGCTTATGCAATACCCTAATAAGCTTCAATAAATATTCATTAGTATTAACTACTGTATTTGTTTTTGCATAAAAAATGCATGCTTAGGTAAGAACTAAACGTAAGGAGTAAGGGTTTATACTAGGAGGTAAGGTTATGAAATTTGAAGCTTTTTTTAAGGGAATAAAAAATGCAAATGAAGCTGTTGATAAGCTTAAAGGCCAGGGTATTGAAGCCTATTCGGATATAAATGATCACTATCAGATGAATACAGATGTAAGACCAAAGGAAGAAAGTTTTTTTTCTACCACCAGCAACTCAGATTTGGTTCTTAATGCAGGCTCTCCAGATGGAAATACAGGCAGATCACCATTGCTGGCGGCAAGTCCAATGGTAAGCGGCATGGGAGACTTTGAAGAAATTGTAGATATTAAATATAAGGTTATCATAAATACTGATGATAATAACAAACAAAAAGCCAAAGACATAATAAAATCCTTAGGCGGAACTATGGAAAGCCCAAATATAAATATCCAAAAGCATGTAAAGGATATAGATCTTTCTAAAGCAGATCCAAAGTTTTTAAAGGATTTAGAAGAGTAAAATGCAAATGAATCTACGGTTTCCGTTTTAGAGTGTAAAACATCGATAAAAACAGCAATAATATTTGAGGATATTATTGCTGTTTTTATTGTACGTATTATTAAATATATTAAATAAATTGTTACAGCAATAATGCCTGCTGCAATTAACCAGCTAAGGACATAAAATAAATACATACATATCCTCATGTTTTATTTTTGTGTTTATGATACCATATATTGTAATGTATGTAAATGGATAGTGCTAATTAATTAGATTTACATTCTCAATATATGGTAATATAATAAAACTGTAAAGGAATACAATATATGTAAGACGTGCTTATTTTATATGGGGGTGATATTAATGGAATTATTAAAAACAAATTATTTAACAAAAACCTATGGCTTTGGGGAAACTGCAGTTAAAGCACTTAAACCAACTGACTTAGTTATTCAAAAAGGTGAATTTACTGCTATTGTAGGACCTAGCGGATCAGGTAAAAGTACTCTTCTGCATTTATTAGCAGGACTGGACAAACCATCAGCAGGTCACGTGTATATTAACGATATTGATATTTATTCTATGAAAGAAAAAGAGTTATCAAGATTCAGAAGAAGAAATATAGGTTTTATCTTTCAATTCTTTAATTTAATTCCTATATTATCTGTAGAAGAAAATATCAAACTACCACTTTTAATGGACGGTAAAAAAGTGGATGAGGATTATATTAATGAACTAATGGAAACTTTAGATATTAAGAATAGAAAAACTCACTTACCAGGGGAGATATCCGGCGGGCAGCAGCAGAGAGTTTCCATAGCAAGGGCATTGGCAAATAAACCATCAATCATATTTGCAGATGAGCCCACAGGAAACTTAGACAGTAAAAACAGTAAAGAAGTTTTAAGCTTACTTACCAAATCTATAAAAAAATATAATCAGACTCTGGTTATGATTACTCATGACCCTCAAATAGCTTCCTGTGCAGATAGAATTATAACTATATGTGATGGAGAAATTATGGAGGACAAGAAGGTGAATTAATGAAAAGTTTCTGGGGGCTGATTCCAAGGAATCTTATTAAAAATAAGAAAAAGATTGTATTTATTGCGGTAGGTTTAATATTATCAACTTCCTTGATTATTTCTTTAAGTATAATGCTTGACACTTTGAAAAGTTCCTCCTATAAACGTATGTTGGATATTTGTGGTGGAGACTATGATGGAACATTTTATTCCTGGAATAAAAATGCTTTAGAAAATTTATATAAAGATCCTTTGGTAAATAAAATATCAACTTATGTAAACTTCGGAACTTATCAAGTACCTAATTCTAAGTACATTTTAGAGGTAAATGGGTATGATAAAAACATATCAGAACTGGTTAATTTCAAACTATTACAAGGAAGATACCCTCAAAATAATAATGAAATAGCAGTTCAAGATTGGATATTAGATGCTATGCCTAAAAAATATAAAATAGGGGACAAAATTAAATTAAACTTAACTATAGGCAAGTTTGAAAAAGTTAATGAAGAAAAAGAGTTTACATTAACAGGCATTTTCCAATATAAAAGTAACTATCAACTAAAAAACACAGGATTAGCATATATACCTAAAGGTTATGCTGAAGTTGTGGTACCGACAAAAGAGAGATTATATAGTGGA
This window harbors:
- a CDS encoding ABC transporter ATP-binding protein; this translates as MDAEQLKTVKELINLPMLSTITDQSEKTKVLNQMLDLFSKMPDMGTTTSSSDSKNKMDTKSIKAVQQFIALPKLDTLTNANEKADVAEKIMDLGKQMSSSMKNAPSNPKSDVKFTDDQINAAITAIRETNGQYDFYYIGTIILILMGMYLISSLFSLIMGLVMSGVSQNTVRDLRREVDEKIGRLPLKYFDSHSHGDILSRVTNDVDTIATTLQQSLTQIITSVITIIGYIIMMLTISPVLTLIVIATLPLYVFATVFIAKKSQKYFTNQQKEIGLLSGHVEEMYTGHKIVKAFGHEKESIEEFEAINSRLNNAGWRAQFVSGIMFPLMNFISNLGYVGISVVGGFWITKGLLGLGDIIAFIQYSRSFTMPIVQTANIANIIQSTIACAERVFQILDEEEELPDSSDTVVIENPKGEVTFQHVDFKYVEDVPLIEDMNLEVKQGHTIAIVGPTGAGKTTLVNLLMRFYEINSGEIKVDGVNINRIKRSELRKMFGMVLQDTWLYNGTIKGNIAYGKDGASMDDIVRAAKAAHADHFIRTLPQGYDTVLNEEGTNISQGQKQLLTIARAILANPTILILDEATSSVDTRTEVLIQKAMANLMRGRTSFVIAHRLSTIRDAELILVMNKGKIIEMGNHKELLSKNGFYADLYNSQFTGASLENDAI
- a CDS encoding IS1 family transposase — encoded protein: MENKKCTDINILSYFASLRHDSERKCPYCGCTHTVLYGKYNGKQRDICKSCKKTFNDFTNTPIARTHFPDKWESFIRCTLKGLSLKAAAKEIGVSYVTLFYWRHKLLSALKMVKQNKMQGKFELENFFLKFSRKGQKSIEHNERRVHDQSVSYINISNNKVCVITALDSHKNIYSRAVGTGRINAMDMENYIGKILNKNKQAVSRPKSFFALFFKRKKIREINKYLDNSSEAVKYRRDCMEWMYRFRGVATKYLNNYLSLFKFLKSSNFNNISSTINKFIEAISKINIENTYINMRNAEISFN
- a CDS encoding MDR family MFS transporter, translating into MKDSRKRNILIALAVAMFLGAVEGTVVTTAIPTIVKSLQGFEMISLVFSAYLLTSAISTPIYGKLSDLYGRKNMLSIGIIIFLIGSFLCGLSQNMYMLITFRGIQGLGAGSIFTVTYTIVGDVFTLEERPKVQGIIGTVWGVASLIGPFFGGVLIDVLSWHWIFFINIPFGILSIILIQKNLNEVFEKKKHKIDFAGIITLSMAMIIFMNIFVSSTNKENNNIFYIISVLITFILLIAFYKIELNAEEPIIPFDIFTKTSTIVNIISFLTSAMLICSDVYFPIYIQNVLGFSPKISGLTLVPMSISWLIASVVLGKCIVKYGGKTVMLISSAILIMSTILLPTLGVGSPLLLVIIYVTIMGFGFGGALTTLTIMVQESVGYNKRGAATATNSLLRTLGQTIGVSIFGSIFNLYIVKYFAALGIKGVEPSNLYKASAYSAAVTNEQIKLSIVSSLHILFIILIIISCLCLILSIKMPNAAGEVNTESI
- a CDS encoding cysteine hydrolase, whose amino-acid sequence is MKYFCPFHDKWYQYHKRDNFNSNRFIYGNIGNIRVDPEGSTIISTWNTVPVPPPPEIKSAAVTSKNCALLILDMETTICKSPRCTSTIPNIKSLLDKAREIGMLVIYSIIPSGNPSDIEKQLAPLPNELIVESGVDKFYNTNLNSVLREKGIKTVIITGYAANGVVLHTSISAAIRGYKVIVPVDCMSADIPYAEQYSAWHLAYSPGARNRIALSQTNLIRFLKL
- a CDS encoding ABC transporter ATP-binding protein; amino-acid sequence: MELLKTNYLTKTYGFGETAVKALKPTDLVIQKGEFTAIVGPSGSGKSTLLHLLAGLDKPSAGHVYINDIDIYSMKEKELSRFRRRNIGFIFQFFNLIPILSVEENIKLPLLMDGKKVDEDYINELMETLDIKNRKTHLPGEISGGQQQRVSIARALANKPSIIFADEPTGNLDSKNSKEVLSLLTKSIKKYNQTLVMITHDPQIASCADRIITICDGEIMEDKKVN